The proteins below come from a single Gordonia sp. X0973 genomic window:
- a CDS encoding esterase family protein: MTATPPSPEPSDSTAAEHGSGLLSRRSALIAGLGAAALAGITACSPSEATKPTVNEEEENEQAQADDVLPTEKQDNRPVPGPPLITGTFISNKMLGRPTKWAVARPSGVTGKLPVVVVTHALNTNERTIFGRKLQMQNVLQAYVDEGNPPFALAAVDGSTNYWHKRSNGADAGAMVLDEFLPMLADDPKLDLSTERIGFYGWSMGGYGALRLASLVGAPRVAAVSVSSPALWANPQMFPPRAFDSFEDYQANSLFGQQKAFAKIPVLITIGSSDQFFTYTRQWAADLHPPAAFGSAPGGHTNRYWHSVLPDHVMFLGRNLARQ; encoded by the coding sequence ATGACTGCAACGCCCCCCTCCCCCGAACCGTCGGATTCGACCGCCGCCGAACACGGCTCCGGTCTGCTCTCGCGACGCTCCGCCCTGATCGCCGGACTCGGCGCGGCCGCGCTCGCCGGCATCACCGCCTGCTCCCCGTCGGAGGCGACCAAACCGACGGTCAACGAGGAAGAGGAGAACGAGCAGGCCCAGGCCGACGACGTCCTGCCCACCGAGAAGCAGGACAACCGGCCCGTTCCCGGCCCACCGCTCATCACCGGCACCTTCATCTCGAACAAGATGCTCGGCCGCCCCACCAAATGGGCCGTGGCCCGGCCCAGCGGCGTCACCGGCAAGCTGCCCGTCGTCGTCGTCACCCATGCGCTCAACACCAACGAGCGCACGATCTTCGGCCGCAAGCTGCAGATGCAGAACGTGTTGCAGGCCTACGTCGACGAGGGGAACCCGCCGTTCGCGCTGGCCGCCGTCGACGGTTCCACGAACTATTGGCACAAGCGCTCCAACGGCGCCGACGCCGGTGCGATGGTTCTCGACGAATTCCTCCCCATGCTCGCCGACGACCCGAAGCTCGACCTGTCGACCGAGCGGATCGGCTTCTACGGCTGGTCGATGGGCGGCTACGGCGCCCTGCGGCTGGCGTCGCTGGTCGGTGCCCCCCGCGTCGCGGCGGTCTCGGTGAGCTCCCCCGCGCTGTGGGCGAATCCGCAGATGTTCCCGCCGCGCGCCTTCGACTCTTTCGAGGACTACCAGGCGAATTCACTGTTCGGCCAGCAGAAGGCCTTCGCCAAGATTCCGGTGCTGATCACCATCGGCTCCAGCGACCAGTTCTTCACCTACACCCGCCAGTGGGCCGCCGATCTGCACCCGCCGGCGGCCTTCGGCTCGGCCCCAGGCGGGCACACCAACCGGTATTGGCACAGCGTGCTGCCCGACCACGTGATGTTCCTGGGCCGTAACCTCGCGCGGCAGTAG
- a CDS encoding acyl-CoA dehydrogenase family protein, with protein MLANHIVTNQVPPLEGYDVANYPVMTEYLDSVGAAEALPELHELGQMAGSAEWITVGDLAEEHPPILETHDRYGNRIDLVRYDPSYHRLMDTAVAHGLAGHPWSRSSDPHAHLARSAKFSVWASVDAGHGCPISMTYAVIPALRHNPELAAQYEAGLTSLVYQPELSVPAQKAGLIAGMSMTEKQGGSDVRANTTSAVAQPDGTYLITGHKWFTSAPNSDLLLVLAQTPEGVSCFFVPRILPDGSRNNIFLQRLKNKLGNHSNASSEVEYYDAVGWMVGEPGRGVRTIIEMVNMTRLDCATASAAVMRNGATAAAHHAAYRSAFGAKLVDQPLMRNVLADLHVEAESATLTSLWLADLTDRAITDERAAQLRRISLAVSKYFICKRAPMHAAEALECLGGNGYIEDSRMPRLFRESPLMSIWEGSGNVAALDTLRAIGREPQTLAVFFDELGAASGADRAYDDALAGLKDQFTDPAGMEYRARHIVGQMATMLSASLLIRHGHPAVADAYVGSRLDGSWGSVYGTLGEGVDTTTLIARATPKL; from the coding sequence GTGTTGGCCAATCACATCGTCACCAACCAGGTTCCCCCGCTCGAGGGCTACGACGTCGCGAACTATCCGGTGATGACCGAGTACCTCGACAGTGTCGGCGCGGCGGAAGCGCTGCCCGAACTACACGAACTGGGCCAGATGGCCGGCTCGGCGGAGTGGATTACCGTCGGCGACCTCGCCGAGGAGCATCCGCCGATCCTGGAGACCCACGACCGCTACGGCAACCGCATCGACCTGGTGCGCTACGACCCGTCCTATCACCGTCTGATGGACACCGCCGTCGCGCACGGGCTCGCCGGCCACCCGTGGTCGCGGTCGTCGGACCCGCATGCGCATCTGGCCCGTTCGGCCAAGTTCAGCGTGTGGGCGTCGGTCGACGCCGGGCACGGCTGCCCGATCTCGATGACCTACGCGGTCATCCCCGCCCTGCGCCACAACCCGGAGTTGGCCGCGCAGTACGAGGCGGGCCTGACGTCGCTGGTGTACCAGCCCGAGTTGAGCGTCCCGGCGCAGAAGGCGGGGCTCATCGCGGGGATGTCGATGACCGAGAAGCAGGGCGGATCGGATGTGCGCGCCAACACCACGTCGGCCGTCGCGCAGCCCGACGGGACCTACCTGATCACCGGCCACAAGTGGTTCACCTCGGCGCCCAACTCCGACCTGCTGCTGGTCCTCGCGCAGACGCCGGAGGGGGTGTCCTGCTTCTTCGTGCCGCGCATCCTGCCCGACGGGTCGCGTAACAACATCTTCCTGCAGCGGCTCAAGAACAAGCTCGGCAACCATTCGAACGCCAGCAGCGAGGTGGAGTACTACGACGCGGTCGGGTGGATGGTCGGCGAACCCGGTCGGGGCGTGCGCACCATCATCGAGATGGTCAACATGACCCGGCTCGACTGCGCCACCGCGTCGGCGGCCGTCATGCGCAACGGCGCTACCGCCGCGGCGCACCACGCCGCCTACCGCAGCGCATTCGGCGCGAAGCTCGTCGACCAGCCGCTCATGCGCAACGTCTTGGCCGATCTGCACGTCGAGGCCGAGTCGGCGACGCTGACCTCGCTCTGGCTCGCCGACCTCACCGACCGGGCGATCACCGACGAGCGGGCCGCACAGCTGCGCCGCATCAGCCTGGCCGTCAGCAAGTACTTCATCTGCAAGCGGGCCCCGATGCATGCGGCCGAAGCGCTGGAATGCCTCGGCGGCAACGGCTACATCGAGGACTCGCGAATGCCGCGGCTCTTCCGGGAGTCGCCGCTCATGTCGATCTGGGAGGGGTCGGGCAACGTCGCCGCCCTCGACACGCTGCGCGCCATCGGCCGGGAGCCGCAGACGCTGGCGGTCTTCTTCGACGAGCTGGGTGCCGCGAGCGGCGCCGACCGTGCCTACGACGACGCGCTCGCCGGGTTGAAGGACCAGTTCACTGATCCGGCGGGGATGGAGTACCGCGCGCGGCACATCGTCGGGCAGATGGCCACGATGCTCTCGGCGTCGCTGCTCATCCGGCACGGGCATCCGGCGGTTGCCGACGCCTACGTCGGCAGCCGTCTCGACGGGAGTTGGGGATCGGTCTACGGGACGCTGGGCGAGGGCGTCGACACCACCACCCTGATCGCTCGCGCCACCCCCAAGCTGTGA
- a CDS encoding TetR/AcrR family transcriptional regulator has protein sequence MAAATPKGLARRQLLAEAAGALLMAHGHEAVRHRAVAERAGLPLASTTYYFNSLDELLAAAVEYTCEVDAREMDDRCAALSEQSRGARATAAALAEVFVGDGSSSRLATRYELFVLAARHPELAAMVTQRQGRVEQIAAQVLAKSQRRSAPEEVHKLIAFEHGALLESISASTGHRPDPVGIVTDALADVVDVLAPAVAVTAGAAGASAHAD, from the coding sequence ATGGCTGCCGCGACCCCCAAAGGATTGGCACGCCGCCAACTCCTCGCGGAAGCGGCCGGCGCGCTGCTCATGGCGCACGGTCACGAGGCCGTCCGGCACCGCGCGGTCGCGGAACGGGCCGGGCTGCCGCTGGCCTCGACGACCTACTACTTCAACTCCCTCGACGAATTGCTGGCGGCCGCGGTGGAGTACACCTGCGAGGTCGACGCCCGGGAGATGGACGACCGGTGCGCGGCGCTGTCCGAGCAATCCCGCGGCGCCCGGGCCACCGCCGCCGCGCTGGCCGAGGTGTTCGTCGGCGACGGCTCGTCGTCGCGCCTGGCGACGCGCTACGAGTTGTTCGTTCTCGCCGCGCGCCACCCGGAGTTGGCCGCGATGGTGACGCAACGACAGGGCCGCGTGGAACAGATCGCCGCGCAGGTCCTGGCGAAATCGCAGCGCCGCAGCGCCCCCGAAGAAGTGCACAAACTCATCGCCTTCGAGCACGGCGCCCTGCTCGAATCCATCTCCGCGTCCACGGGTCACCGACCCGATCCCGTCGGCATCGTGACCGACGCGCTCGCCGACGTCGTCGACGTGCTGGCCCCCGCGGTCGCGGTGACGGCCGGGGCGGCGGGGGCCTCCGCGCACGCCGACTAA
- the purB gene encoding adenylosuccinate lyase, with protein sequence MPKPEIANVLASRYASEQLADIWSPRTKIAAERQLWIAVMSAQRALGIDIPDGVIEDYEKVVDKIDLESIAAREKVTRHDVKARIEEFNALAGHEHIHKGMTSRDLTENVEQLQILQSLRHVHDHGVAMLARITDRAAQYADLVMAGRSHNVAAQATTLGKRFASAADELMIALERLENLIARYPLRGIKGPMGTSQDMLDLLDGDAENLAMLEGLVAKHLGFASSLTSVGQVYPRSLDHDVVSALVQMAAAPSSLATTIRLMAGHELVTEGFQPGQVGSSAMPHKMNTRSCERVNGLTVVLRGYGSMAAELAGAQWNEGDVFCSVVRRVALPDAFFAIDGLMETFLTVLAEFGAYPAVINNELDRYLPFLATTKVLMAAVRAGVGRETAHEAIKENAVAVALAMREKGAAPDLLDRLAADDRIPLDRAELDAALADKTAFIGAAQAQVADVVAAVEKIVARYPDAAKYVPAPIL encoded by the coding sequence GTGCCCAAACCCGAAATCGCCAACGTTCTCGCCAGCCGCTACGCGTCGGAGCAGCTCGCCGACATCTGGTCGCCGCGCACCAAGATCGCCGCCGAGCGGCAGCTGTGGATCGCGGTGATGTCCGCGCAGCGCGCACTGGGCATCGACATTCCCGACGGGGTGATCGAGGACTACGAGAAGGTCGTCGACAAAATCGATCTCGAGTCGATCGCCGCGCGGGAGAAGGTGACGCGCCACGACGTGAAGGCGCGCATCGAGGAATTCAACGCGCTGGCCGGGCACGAGCACATCCACAAGGGCATGACCAGCCGTGATCTCACCGAGAACGTCGAGCAGCTGCAGATCCTGCAATCGCTGCGGCACGTCCACGACCACGGAGTCGCGATGCTCGCCCGCATCACCGACCGGGCCGCGCAATACGCCGACCTGGTGATGGCCGGGCGCAGCCACAACGTCGCCGCCCAGGCGACGACGCTCGGCAAGCGCTTCGCCTCGGCCGCCGACGAGCTGATGATCGCGCTCGAGCGGCTCGAGAACCTGATCGCCCGCTACCCGCTGCGCGGCATCAAGGGGCCGATGGGCACCTCCCAGGACATGTTGGACCTGCTCGACGGCGATGCCGAGAACCTGGCGATGCTGGAGGGCCTCGTCGCCAAGCACCTCGGCTTCGCGTCGTCGCTGACGTCGGTGGGCCAGGTCTACCCGCGCTCGCTCGACCACGACGTGGTGTCCGCGTTGGTGCAGATGGCCGCGGCGCCGTCGTCACTCGCCACGACCATCCGGCTCATGGCCGGGCACGAGCTGGTCACCGAGGGCTTCCAGCCCGGCCAGGTCGGCTCGTCGGCGATGCCGCACAAGATGAACACCCGCAGCTGTGAACGGGTCAACGGTCTCACCGTCGTGCTGCGCGGCTACGGCTCGATGGCCGCCGAGTTGGCCGGGGCGCAGTGGAACGAGGGCGACGTTTTCTGCTCAGTGGTGCGCCGCGTCGCCCTGCCCGACGCCTTCTTCGCCATCGACGGTCTGATGGAGACCTTCCTGACGGTGCTCGCCGAATTCGGCGCCTACCCGGCGGTGATCAACAACGAACTCGACCGCTACCTGCCGTTCCTCGCGACGACGAAGGTGCTGATGGCCGCGGTGCGCGCCGGCGTCGGTCGCGAGACCGCGCACGAGGCGATCAAGGAGAACGCCGTCGCCGTCGCCCTGGCCATGCGGGAGAAGGGCGCCGCGCCGGATCTGCTGGACCGCCTCGCCGCCGACGACCGGATTCCGCTCGACCGTGCCGAACTCGACGCCGCGCTGGCCGACAAGACCGCCTTCATCGGTGCCGCCCAGGCGCAGGTGGCCGACGTCGTCGCCGCGGTGGAGAAGATCGTCGCGCGCTACCCCGACGCGGCGAAGTACGTCCCCGCGCCGATCCTCTAG
- a CDS encoding CHAD domain-containing protein, which translates to MGHPRTLGAVVSTYVDDQIAVILAARERLLDGDLAAIHPTRVAIRRLRSTLRTFDVYRASAATALNDELAWFATLLGDVRDVDVVWRRLDNALDGTDDRAAADDARAALRVEADARIRRGWAGIHAALGSSRYDELAATLRRWTAAPPLRGRSQRPAAAVVDYLDAAAGKLTKRLNQAAEAIAADDPDAMDRAHSARKAGKRYRYAAELALPVVGETGKELIKRGRRLQNALGEQQDAATALDFLADLAETADDAAMPAIEELRRHERAILAEAAHVLAAAVNAPI; encoded by the coding sequence GTGGGCCACCCCCGGACGCTGGGCGCCGTCGTCAGCACCTATGTCGACGATCAGATCGCAGTCATCCTCGCGGCACGAGAACGGTTGCTCGACGGCGACCTCGCCGCCATCCATCCCACGCGGGTGGCGATTCGACGGTTGCGCTCGACGCTGCGGACCTTCGACGTCTACCGGGCAAGCGCGGCCACCGCCCTCAACGACGAATTGGCGTGGTTCGCCACCCTGCTCGGCGACGTGCGTGACGTCGACGTGGTGTGGCGCCGACTCGACAACGCGCTCGACGGGACCGACGACCGTGCCGCTGCCGACGACGCCCGCGCCGCGCTGCGCGTCGAGGCCGACGCCCGGATACGCCGCGGATGGGCGGGTATCCACGCCGCGCTGGGATCGTCACGCTACGACGAACTGGCCGCGACGCTGCGGCGGTGGACGGCTGCTCCCCCGCTGCGCGGACGCTCGCAGCGCCCGGCCGCAGCGGTCGTCGACTACCTCGACGCCGCGGCCGGGAAGCTGACCAAGCGCCTGAACCAAGCGGCCGAGGCGATTGCCGCCGACGACCCCGATGCGATGGATCGGGCACATTCGGCACGCAAGGCCGGAAAGCGCTATCGGTACGCGGCCGAGTTGGCCTTACCGGTAGTCGGCGAGACGGGCAAGGAACTCATCAAGCGCGGTCGTCGGCTGCAGAACGCCCTGGGTGAACAGCAGGACGCGGCCACCGCCCTGGACTTCCTCGCCGACCTGGCCGAGACCGCCGACGATGCGGCCATGCCGGCGATCGAGGAGCTGCGCCGCCACGAGCGCGCGATCTTGGCCGAGGCCGCGCACGTACTGGCCGCGGCGGTCAACGCCCCGATCTGA
- a CDS encoding phosphoribosylaminoimidazolesuccinocarboxamide synthase: protein MRPELDSYAHVASGKVRDIYRIDEQTLLMVTSDRISAYDFVLSTPIPDKGRVLTAMSFFWFDTLGLPNHLAGGPDDERIPASVLGRSMVVRNLPMVEVECVARGYLTGSGLLDYDATGRVCGIELPAGLGEASKLPEPIFTPASKAQIGDHDENITYEQVVGAVGAELAADLKSATLDIYRRGSELAASRGIILADTKFEFGRAGDGSLVLADEVLTPDSSRYWDASTYVSGQVQPSFDKQIVRNWLTGPESGWDRKSESPPPPLPDDVVRRTRARYIEAYERIAQLRFADWPGAAEASA, encoded by the coding sequence ATGCGCCCCGAACTGGATTCCTACGCGCACGTCGCGTCGGGAAAAGTCCGCGATATCTATCGAATCGACGAGCAGACGCTGCTCATGGTCACCTCTGACCGGATCAGCGCCTACGACTTCGTGCTCTCGACGCCGATCCCGGACAAGGGGCGCGTCCTCACGGCGATGAGCTTCTTCTGGTTCGACACGCTGGGCCTGCCGAACCATCTCGCCGGCGGGCCCGACGACGAGCGGATCCCCGCCTCGGTACTCGGCCGGTCGATGGTGGTGCGGAACCTGCCGATGGTCGAGGTCGAGTGCGTCGCGCGCGGCTATCTGACCGGCTCCGGGTTGCTGGACTACGACGCCACCGGCCGCGTCTGCGGCATCGAACTGCCCGCCGGGCTGGGTGAGGCGAGCAAGCTGCCCGAACCGATCTTCACCCCTGCCTCGAAGGCACAGATCGGCGACCACGACGAGAACATCACCTATGAGCAGGTGGTTGGAGCCGTCGGCGCCGAACTAGCCGCGGATCTCAAGTCCGCGACCCTCGACATCTACCGTCGCGGCTCGGAACTCGCGGCCTCGCGGGGCATCATCCTCGCCGATACGAAGTTCGAGTTCGGGCGGGCCGGCGATGGCTCCCTCGTCCTCGCCGACGAAGTGCTGACCCCTGATTCGTCGCGCTATTGGGACGCCTCGACCTATGTGTCCGGGCAGGTACAGCCCTCCTTCGACAAGCAGATCGTGCGCAACTGGCTGACCGGGCCGGAGTCCGGCTGGGACCGGAAGTCGGAGTCCCCGCCCCCGCCGCTGCCCGACGATGTGGTGCGGCGGACCCGCGCCCGCTACATCGAGGCGTACGAGCGGATCGCGCAGCTGCGCTTCGCCGACTGGCCGGGGGCAGCGGAGGCGTCGGCGTGA